The following are encoded in a window of Methylocystis rosea genomic DNA:
- a CDS encoding NADH:ubiquinone oxidoreductase subunit NDUFA12, with protein MSYIVRFFTWWNRATLSTGLWTLLYGERVGEDEFGNVYYRRRGGKIDPALGFERRWVIYNGYCEGSATPPGWYGWLHHTVDTPPTDETYRPRGWELPHQANLTGTPQAYRPPGSQLALGERPPAGGDYAPWRPEG; from the coding sequence ATGTCCTATATCGTTCGCTTCTTCACCTGGTGGAACCGCGCCACGCTCAGCACCGGCCTGTGGACGCTGCTGTACGGCGAGCGCGTCGGCGAAGATGAATTCGGTAATGTTTATTACCGTCGGCGCGGCGGCAAGATCGATCCGGCGCTGGGGTTTGAACGGCGCTGGGTGATCTATAACGGCTATTGCGAGGGTTCGGCCACGCCGCCCGGATGGTATGGCTGGCTGCACCACACGGTGGATACGCCGCCGACCGACGAGACCTATCGGCCGCGCGGCTGGGAGCTTCCGCATCAGGCCAATTTGACCGGTACGCCGCAGGCCTATCGGCCGCCGGGCTCTCAGCTTGCGCTGGGCGAGCGGCCACCCGCCGGCGGCGACTACGCCCCCTGGCGGCCCGAAGGCTGA